Within the Vagococcus carniphilus genome, the region AAACCTTCCGAGAAACCTCTAAGAAAGCTATCAATAGAGTCAATGAAGTTAAAGAAAAATACCATGATAATTAGCCCAACAAAAAGTAAGACAAAGCCTAATTTTTGCCACTTAGACAAATATTGAATAAAATCAGTAAATCTGAAGCTTAATAAACAAAAACCAACAATAGAAACTAAAATCCCTAAATCTTCCATTCTTAAAACTCCTATTTTATATTATAGTCGTTATTTTACAGGACTGAAGGCAATAATCAACCCTTTTTTAAACTGGTAATGGCTTTTTCTATTTCAGTTGTAGCTTCTTCATCTGTTTCTTTAACTAAACTTTCTTCTAAAAAAGATAAAACAGCTTCATTACCTTTAGCCAAAATACTTAAAGCCCAAGCAGCGGTACCTCTGATAACCGGCCTTGGGTCTTCCTCTAGACAGCGTAATAGGTTAGGAACTGCCGTCTTATCTCTAGCATTAGCTAATGCAATGATGGCATTTCTTTGAAGAGGTTTTTTTCCTCGCCAAGAACCTGCTAAAATACCAAAAGTTTGTTTAAATTCTTTATTTGAAATGGTTAGCATCGGTTTTAAAAGTGGTTGAATAATCTCAGGATCAATTTCCATTTCTTGATGAAAATGATTATTTTGACCTTGATTAAATGGGCAGACTTCCTGACAAATATCGCATCCATAGATAACAGTTCTAATTTTAGGTCGGAATTCTTCTGGCATCATCCCTTTAGTTTGGGTTTGATAAGATAAACATCTTTTTCCGTTCATTCGCCCATCTCCTAAAAGAGCAGAAGTAGGACAATAATCAACACACTTAGTACACTCCCCGCACTGATTTACTTTAGGGTTGTCCGCTTCAAAAGGAATATTTGTTACAATTTCGCCTAAGTAAACATAAGAACCAAATTCTTCTGTAATTAATAGTCCATTCTTTCCAATAAACCCAATACCAGCTCTTTGTGCAACAGCTACATCGATTAACTCTCCTGTATCAACCATCGGCTTAAAAGAAATATCAGGATTATTGTCAGTTGCCTCTTTAATAAAGTCGATTAATTTATCCATTCTATCCCTTAAAATATCATGGTAATCAATTCCCCAAGAGGCTTTTGCGAATTTACCGCGTTTTTCACCTCTAATTTTTTCAGGTCTTTGACTTAAACGACTCGGATAAGCCAGAGCAATTGAAATAATCGATTTAGGTTCTTGAAAGATTAAATCAGGGTAGATTCTCTCTTCAATATTTGGATGTTCAAATCCTGTTGTATGTAAATTTTCTTTTTGTTCATATAAACTTTCTTTTAAGTGATCAAAGGGTTCAGCTGTTGTAAACCCAATTTTATCAATGCCAATTTCTTGGCTTGCTTTAATAATTTCTTTTTTTAATGTGTGATACATAATAATTGGCGAATCCTTTTCAATTTTTATTTAAGTATCTAGTATTCCTGATTAAAATTCAAGGAAAAGCCCACTTAATTGCGAACTTTATCTTGTAGGAAGGGGAGCTAATTATGCTGATTGCTAAAAGTCAGAGTGGAAAAATGATGGATTTGAGCTTAAAGAAAAAGAGTGATATTCAAGCTTTAAAAAAGAAAAAATGGTATTGCCCATCTTGTCAGGAAGTTGTCATTATAAAAAACGGGAATGTTATGTGTTCTCATTTTGCTCATAAACAAAAGAGTGACTGTTCTTCTTTTTCAGAAAATGAATCGAAAGAGCATTTATTAGGAAAAAAATTAATTGCTGAAAATTGCAAAAAATTCAGTATTCCTTATGAGCTAGAAGCATTTTTACCTGATTTAAAACAGCGTCCAGATATCTTA harbors:
- the queG gene encoding tRNA epoxyqueuosine(34) reductase QueG, translated to MYHTLKKEIIKASQEIGIDKIGFTTAEPFDHLKESLYEQKENLHTTGFEHPNIEERIYPDLIFQEPKSIISIALAYPSRLSQRPEKIRGEKRGKFAKASWGIDYHDILRDRMDKLIDFIKEATDNNPDISFKPMVDTGELIDVAVAQRAGIGFIGKNGLLITEEFGSYVYLGEIVTNIPFEADNPKVNQCGECTKCVDYCPTSALLGDGRMNGKRCLSYQTQTKGMMPEEFRPKIRTVIYGCDICQEVCPFNQGQNNHFHQEMEIDPEIIQPLLKPMLTISNKEFKQTFGILAGSWRGKKPLQRNAIIALANARDKTAVPNLLRCLEEDPRPVIRGTAAWALSILAKGNEAVLSFLEESLVKETDEEATTEIEKAITSLKKG